The sequence CGTCATTGGTTTCTCCTGCAAGGCGTGGATTTGTCGCGCTTTGTCGCGCCTTACTACAAGCGCGACACATTGCGCGACACTATTATGTCGTGCAATGTGTCGCGCTACCTAACTGAGCCCCGAAACAGCAAGGTCAGTACCGTCTTGAAACAGTGGACGCAAACTCGAAAGCGTTTTACCCGGCCCTATTCAATCGCAGCGTCTTCGCCGGTCAACTCTGCAATGTCGGCTTCGAGTTGCCCGGCCTGCGCTTGCAGCTGGGCAATCTCGGCGGCAATCACTTCCATCTGCCCGGCGGCGACTTCTTCGAGCAAACCGGGCGTCTGCGTACACAACTGGCACAACTCAAACTCTGCGCTTTCATGCAGCGAATTGCGTGAATCCAGCGTGGTCACGATCTCCAACTGGAGCGTATCAAGCAGACGCCGCAGGTTTTTCAGTTCAGCCTCATCCCCAAAATCCAGACTAACCCAGCCGTGGCGCAGGATGAACCCGTGTGGGTCATGGGCAATCTCGCGCAGGCGCGCTATGTCGCCGTTTTCCCGCGCCTGGTTGATGGCGCTGGTGAGGTGGTGGTAAGTCTCCAGCTTGTCGGGCTGGTGCGCAAAACGGTCAGGATGGTAAAGGCGAACGAGCTTTTTCCAGAGCGTCTTGAGTTCCGCCTCTTCGTCGCTGCTCAAGGCTTTGCGGCTGGCGGCGGCGGTCTGCGCCTGTTCATAGTGGGCGTCGGACTGCGCCTTGGCCTGCTCATAGTCCTCGGCCACCTGCGCCGCTTCGTCCTCACCGCTGCGCAGCAGGGTTTTCAGGTAAAGGCTTCGGTAGTCGATGACCAGCTTGAGCCGGTCCCGCTGTTGGTAATGCCCGCGCACCAAATTGAAAATGGCCGCCTGCGTCAGGTCAACGGCGTGGCGATCCTTCATGTAGCCCGCTTCCAGTTCCGCCAGTTGGGTGCGTGCGGCGGCAATCAACTGCCGCAAGGCGCCGATTTCCGGGTTGACAAACACCACAATGCCCGCCTGCGGGGCGGCTGACCCTGCAGCCGGTGGCGTGTCGCCATTCGCTGCCGCCGTGACCGTGACCGGGGTTTCGCTCTGGGCATCGCCACGCTCAAGCTGCTGCAGATACCAGCGGCCCATGCTGGCGCTGCGCGTGTTCGCAGAGTTCGACAGCCACTGCAGCCAGCCCCGCAAGGCGCTGTCGGTGCGGGCGTCCTGAACCTGGCGGCCCTTGAATTTGCCAAAGGCAATGCGCGACGGGAACCATTCGGCTTCGGCATACGCGCAAATATCGGCCCAGGAATGGAGTTGGCGCTGCTCGGCAATCGGGCGCAGCACCTTGGCCAGCAGGTCGGCGACGGTTTCGACATCGCCCAGCGCGGTGTGCGCGCCGCGCTCGGGCAGGCGGTAATACTGGCGCAGGGTTTGCAGCTTGCAATTGCCCGCCGGCACCGGGTCAAGCAGGCGCTGCGCCAGCCGCAGCGCGCAAAACCCGGCCGTCACCATCGGCGTGATGCCCAGCCGCTTCCATTCGGGCAACAGCACCTCGTCCAGGTCGTATTCCAGATTGAACGCCACCACCGGCAGGCCACCCGCGTAGGCGGCGAAGTCGCGATAGACAACAGCGGCCGGTTCCCCGTCGCGCTCCAGAATTTCCCGCGTGTAGCCGTGGACACGGGACGACGCCGGGGGAATGTCCAGGTTTTGATTGAGCAGCCGGCGAAAGGGCGATCCTTCGGGCAGCCAGCCACGCATTCTTTGCGCCCCCAGTTCAACAACAAAAATCGGTACGGTCAGGCCGGTGGTTTCGGTGTCGATGAGTACCCAGGCTTGGTGGTTCATTTTTAGAAATTCTGGGTGGGGAGTTTTTGGAGGGTGACAGACGGATCGCAGGCGAATCGCTTCAGTTTTACAAGCCATCGAATATCGAGCTCGGCAAGCGGATTACTGCGACACCAAAGCGTTGTTAACCCTGGAACATTTGACAGATCGAGTTCGGCAAGTTGGTTTTTGCCACAAAAAATTCCTATTAACCTTTGGACGTTCGCCAAGTCAAGTTTGACGATTTGGTTGTTACTGCAATCAAGCCCAGTTAGTCCTGGGACATTTGACAAATCAAGTTTGGCAAGTTGATTTTTTTGGCATCGAAGATGCTTTAATTTTGAAACATTTGATAGATCGAGTTCGGTAAGCTGGTTGTTATCGCAATTAAGCTCCGTTAACTCTGGGACGTTCGATAAGTCGAGTTCAACAAGCTGATTTTCGTTGCAATGAAGCTCTTTTAGCCCGGAGACATCCGAGAGGTCGAGTTCGGTAAGTTGATTAGTTGAGCACCAAAGATCTGTTAATTTTTGGACGTTCGACAGATTGAGTTCGATAAGCGAGTTACTACTGCACCAAAGAAGTGTTAATCCTAGGACGTTTGACAAATCAAGTTGGGTAAGCTGATTGTTCTCGCACAGAAGCTGTGTTAATTTTGGGACGTTCGACAAATCGAGTTTGACGAGTTGATTATTGCTGCAATAAATATCTGTTAATCCTGGGACATTTAACAGATCGAGTTCAACAAGCTGGTTGTCGCCGCACTCAAGATATGTTAATTCTGGGAGGTTCGATAGATCGAGTTTAGTTAAGCCGATATCGTGGCAATCCAAGCAATTTAATAATGGCAAACGTAACGAAAGTTCAGCTGATGCTATACCTTTGAAGCCAAGTTGCTGAATCCTCAGCCCATCTACCCACTCAAAAGACGAGATCGGGAAAATATCAAAGTCCCACTGCAGAAGTACGATTGATCCGTCTTCCACGTCAAGTCTGAGTACATTTCCATCTTGGCTAAAAGAATCGTCTTCAAAACTGCGAATAAAGACTTCCGGCTCAATTTCCAGCGCCTTCGCCCAAATCAAAATCTGCCGGTAGTCAGGGTCACGAAACTCATAATCCCCGATGCGAAAACGCTTTTCCGCCAGCGATTTTTCCCGCATCCGCGCCAAAGCCAGCGCGTCGGACACCATCCCGGACAGGATGCTTTTCGGCCCACTGCCAATGTTCTCCAGCCCGCCAGCCGGTAAGGGAATCAGCACATTGCGTTCTTTGTCGGCCATCAGGGGGTTCTCTCTTGCTTTTG comes from Polaromonas naphthalenivorans CJ2 and encodes:
- a CDS encoding exonuclease domain-containing protein produces the protein MNHQAWVLIDTETTGLTVPIFVVELGAQRMRGWLPEGSPFRRLLNQNLDIPPASSRVHGYTREILERDGEPAAVVYRDFAAYAGGLPVVAFNLEYDLDEVLLPEWKRLGITPMVTAGFCALRLAQRLLDPVPAGNCKLQTLRQYYRLPERGAHTALGDVETVADLLAKVLRPIAEQRQLHSWADICAYAEAEWFPSRIAFGKFKGRQVQDARTDSALRGWLQWLSNSANTRSASMGRWYLQQLERGDAQSETPVTVTAAANGDTPPAAGSAAPQAGIVVFVNPEIGALRQLIAAARTQLAELEAGYMKDRHAVDLTQAAIFNLVRGHYQQRDRLKLVIDYRSLYLKTLLRSGEDEAAQVAEDYEQAKAQSDAHYEQAQTAAASRKALSSDEEAELKTLWKKLVRLYHPDRFAHQPDKLETYHHLTSAINQARENGDIARLREIAHDPHGFILRHGWVSLDFGDEAELKNLRRLLDTLQLEIVTTLDSRNSLHESAEFELCQLCTQTPGLLEEVAAGQMEVIAAEIAQLQAQAGQLEADIAELTGEDAAIE
- a CDS encoding leucine-rich repeat domain-containing protein; protein product: MADKERNVLIPLPAGGLENIGSGPKSILSGMVSDALALARMREKSLAEKRFRIGDYEFRDPDYRQILIWAKALEIEPEVFIRSFEDDSFSQDGNVLRLDVEDGSIVLLQWDFDIFPISSFEWVDGLRIQQLGFKGIASAELSLRLPLLNCLDCHDIGLTKLDLSNLPELTYLECGDNQLVELDLLNVPGLTDIYCSNNQLVKLDLSNVPKLTQLLCENNQLTQLDLSNVLGLTLLWCSSNSLIELNLSNVQKLTDLWCSTNQLTELDLSDVSGLKELHCNENQLVELDLSNVPELTELNCDNNQLTELDLSNVSKLKHLRCQKNQLAKLDLSNVPGLTGLDCSNNQIVKLDLANVQRLIGIFCGKNQLAELDLSNVPGLTTLWCRSNPLAELDIRWLVKLKRFACDPSVTLQKLPTQNF